Proteins found in one Drosophila innubila isolate TH190305 chromosome X, UK_Dinn_1.0, whole genome shotgun sequence genomic segment:
- the LOC117781205 gene encoding protein yippee, with the protein MGRIFLEHLGGLKLFNCAQCHTNLTNRSQLISTRFTGATGRAYLFKRVVNLTFSAIQERVMLTGRHMVRDVMCKSCGAKLGWMYEFATEETQKYKEGRVILEYALINEAEGFPSEAGGPSH; encoded by the exons atgggTCGCATTTTCCTGGAGCATCTCGGTGGCCTAAAGCTGTTCAATTGTGCCCAATGCCACACTAATTTGACCAATCGCAGTCAATTAATTAGCACACGCTTTACGGGCGCCACAG GACGCGCCTATCTGTTCAAGCGTGTGGTCAACTTGACCTTCAGTGCCATTCAGGAGCGGGTGATGCTCACGGGTCGCCACATGGTGCGCGATGTCATGTGCAAGAGCTGTGGCGCCAAGCTTGGCTGGATGTATGAGTTTGCCACCGAGGAGACGCAAAA ATACAAAGAGGGTCGTGTCATCCTGGAATATGCATTGATCAACGAAGCAGAAGGTTTCCCATCAGAAGCTGGAGGTCCGAGTCACTGA